From the Girardinichthys multiradiatus isolate DD_20200921_A chromosome 22, DD_fGirMul_XY1, whole genome shotgun sequence genome, one window contains:
- the gins1 gene encoding DNA replication complex GINS protein PSF1, with protein MFCEKAIDLIRELHRMSDGQLPAFNEDGLRQVLQEMEALYEQNQADVNEAKTIGRTDLIPSIKLRHCCLLRNQRCIFAYLYDRLLRIRALRWEYGSVLPANVRFHMSAEEVQWFSQYKKSLASFMRSIGGEEGLDITQDMKPPKSLYIQVKCLKDYGEFEIDDGTVILLKKNSQHFLPRWKCEQLIRQGVLEHVMS; from the exons ATGTTTTGTGAGAAAGCCATCGACCTCATCCGAGAGCTGCACCGGATGAGTGACGGTCAGCTGCCCGCTTTTAAC GAGGACGGGCTGCGGCAGGTTCTACAGGAGATGGAGGCCCTGTATGAACAGAACCAGGCTGATGT GAACGAAGCGAAGACCATCGGCCGCACTGACCTCATCCCCTCCATCAAACTGCGTCACTGCTGCCTGCTGAGGAACCAACGCTGCATCTTCGCTTACCT GTACGACCGGCTGCTGAGGATCAGAGCGCTGCGCTGGGAGTACGGCAGCGTGTTGCCCGCCAATGTCCGCTTTCACATGTCTGCAGAGGAG GTGCAATGGTTCAGTCAGTATAAAAAGTCTCTGGCCTCCTTCATGCGTTCCATCGGTGGAGAGGAGGGACTGGACATCACGCAGGACATGAAGCCTCCAAAGAGCCTCTACATCCAA GTGAAGTGCCTGAAGGACTACGGAGAGTTTGAGATTGACGATGGAACGGTGATCCTGCTGAAGAAGAACAGCCAG CACTTCCTGCCGCGGTGGAAATGTGAGCAGCTGATTCGCCAGGGCGTTCTGGAACATGTGATGTCATGA
- the abhd12 gene encoding lysophosphatidylserine lipase ABHD12 isoform X1, with protein MRNRSSLTAERDSDLELKQRPGREAAEPASGGRQGPEVKPSMGKKPFRRLGLLGNMKRIMMVLLLVYISIPFIIKLFPSIQAKLVFLNFVRVPYFIDLKRPLDQGLNHTHNFYLEAEAGLKIGVWHTVPARMWREAQGKDGDWYVSTFNSAHPVILYLHGNAGTRGGDHRVQLYKVLSSLGYHVVTFDYRGWGDSDGSPSERGMTSDALFIYDWLKQRMEKSLPLYIWGHSLGTGVATNLVRRLCDRGSPPDALILESPFTNIREEAKSHPFSMVYRYLPGFDWFFLDAISANNIRFASDENINHISCPVLILHAEDDSVVPFHLGKKLYNLASQSKSLSGHKVQFVAFLPSLAYKHKFIYRSPELPNILSDFLGTTRPVAA; from the exons ATGCGAAATCGGAGCTCCCTGACCGCGGAGAGGGACAGTGACCTGGAACTGAAGCAGCGTCCCGGCAGAGAGGCGGCGGAGCCCGCGTCCGGCGGCCGACAGGGCCCGGAAGTGAAGCCGAGCATGGGGAAGAAGCCCTTCAGAAG GTTGGGGCTGCTGGGGAATATGAAGAGGATCATGATGGTGCTGCTCCTGGTCTACATCTCCATCCCCTTCATCAtcaaactcttcccttccatccAGGCCAAACTTGTCTTCCTAAACTTTG TGAGGGTGCCGTACTTCATCGACCTGAAGCGACCACTGGACCAGGGACTGAACCACACACACAACTTCTACCTGGAGGCTGAGGCGGGCCTGAAGATCGGAGTCTG GCACACGGTTCCCGCTCGGATGTGGAGGGAAGCTCAGGGGAAAGATGGCGACTGGTACGTCTCCACTTTTAACTCCGCCCACCCCGTCATCCTCTATCTCCATGGAAACGCAGGGACAAGAGGGGGCGACCACCGGGTGCAGCTGTACAAG GTCCTCAGTTCATTGGGATACCATGTGGTGACGTTTGAttacagag GGTGGGGCGATTCAGATGGATCGCCATCAGAGCGAGGGATGACATCAGACGCTCTCTTCATCTATGATTGGCTGAAACAGAGGATGGAGAAATCTCTTCCGCTTTACATCTGGGGCCACTCTCTGGGGACCGg AGTTGCCACAAATCTGGTGAGACGGCTTTGTGACCGAG GAAGTCCTCCGGACGCTCTGATCTTGGAGTCTCCGTTTACCAACATCCGAGAGGAGGCCAAGAGCCACCCGTTCTCCATG GTGTACCGCTACCTGCCTGGATTTGACTGGTTCTTCCTGGACGCCATCTCAGCTAACAACATCCGCTTCGCCAGCGATGAGAA TATCAACCACATCTCCTGTCCGGTTCTGATCCTGCATGCTGAGGACGACAGCGTTGTTCCGTTCCATCTTGGGAAAAAG CTCTACAATCTGGCATCGCAGTCGAAGAGCCTCAGCGGTCACAAAGTTCAGTTCGTGGCGTTCCTGCCATCTCTTGCCTACAAACACAAGTTCATCTACAGGAGCCCGGAGCTGCCAAACATCCTCAG TGATTTCCTCGGAACAACTCGTCCCGTTGCGGCGTGA
- the abhd12 gene encoding lysophosphatidylserine lipase ABHD12 isoform X2 has product MISIKDSFSFVSQPLILENFYSLVLTSTGYTKRTLLGSPDVRFPLTRLSAYRTDWVTGHGAGSVRLESTQHTVPARMWREAQGKDGDWYVSTFNSAHPVILYLHGNAGTRGGDHRVQLYKVLSSLGYHVVTFDYRGWGDSDGSPSERGMTSDALFIYDWLKQRMEKSLPLYIWGHSLGTGVATNLVRRLCDRGSPPDALILESPFTNIREEAKSHPFSMVYRYLPGFDWFFLDAISANNIRFASDENINHISCPVLILHAEDDSVVPFHLGKKLYNLASQSKSLSGHKVQFVAFLPSLAYKHKFIYRSPELPNILSDFLGTTRPVAA; this is encoded by the exons ATGATTTCAATCAAAgattcattttcattcgtttctCAGCCTCTCATCTTAGAGAACTTTTACAGCCTGGTTCTGACTTCTACGGGTTACACAAAAAG GACCCTGCTTGGATCTCCTGACGTGAGGTTCCCTTTGACCCGTCTCTCGGCTTACAGGACAGACTGGGTCACTGGACACGGAGCTGGTTCTGTCCGCCTGGAGAGCACTCA GCACACGGTTCCCGCTCGGATGTGGAGGGAAGCTCAGGGGAAAGATGGCGACTGGTACGTCTCCACTTTTAACTCCGCCCACCCCGTCATCCTCTATCTCCATGGAAACGCAGGGACAAGAGGGGGCGACCACCGGGTGCAGCTGTACAAG GTCCTCAGTTCATTGGGATACCATGTGGTGACGTTTGAttacagag GGTGGGGCGATTCAGATGGATCGCCATCAGAGCGAGGGATGACATCAGACGCTCTCTTCATCTATGATTGGCTGAAACAGAGGATGGAGAAATCTCTTCCGCTTTACATCTGGGGCCACTCTCTGGGGACCGg AGTTGCCACAAATCTGGTGAGACGGCTTTGTGACCGAG GAAGTCCTCCGGACGCTCTGATCTTGGAGTCTCCGTTTACCAACATCCGAGAGGAGGCCAAGAGCCACCCGTTCTCCATG GTGTACCGCTACCTGCCTGGATTTGACTGGTTCTTCCTGGACGCCATCTCAGCTAACAACATCCGCTTCGCCAGCGATGAGAA TATCAACCACATCTCCTGTCCGGTTCTGATCCTGCATGCTGAGGACGACAGCGTTGTTCCGTTCCATCTTGGGAAAAAG CTCTACAATCTGGCATCGCAGTCGAAGAGCCTCAGCGGTCACAAAGTTCAGTTCGTGGCGTTCCTGCCATCTCTTGCCTACAAACACAAGTTCATCTACAGGAGCCCGGAGCTGCCAAACATCCTCAG TGATTTCCTCGGAACAACTCGTCCCGTTGCGGCGTGA